One genomic window of Pseudoxanthomonas sp. includes the following:
- a CDS encoding LysR family transcriptional regulator yields the protein MDLRQLKYFVTVARERNFTRAAELLHIAQPPLSRQIQQMEEELGVQLLVRSSRPIRLTDAGRLFYEEAQQVLGRVEQMKDAARRVGHGERRVISIGFVASTLYGGLPTVVRRLRQARPEADVRLVEMMSGQQVEGLKNGRIDIGFGRIRTSDLSVERLILREERLVVAIPPAFALAAEDTPLTPAELKGQKLVVYPSDPRPSFADQVLSLLRDHGVRPPEVQEVRELQTALGLVAAETGVCLIPASARLQRSDLKYRLIDDEHATSPIIMSYRRNEDEALIALLKQLIRRDVRGKPAVAGHLLQSPAYAVGSRSHARHRPRQRHRCAA from the coding sequence ATGGATCTGCGCCAGCTCAAGTACTTCGTCACCGTCGCCCGCGAGCGCAATTTCACCCGCGCCGCCGAACTGCTGCACATCGCCCAGCCGCCACTGAGCCGGCAGATCCAGCAGATGGAAGAGGAACTCGGGGTGCAGCTGCTGGTGCGCAGCAGCCGACCGATCCGGCTGACCGACGCCGGCCGCCTGTTCTACGAGGAAGCGCAGCAGGTGCTGGGCCGCGTGGAGCAGATGAAGGACGCCGCGCGCCGCGTGGGCCATGGCGAACGCCGGGTGATCAGCATCGGCTTCGTCGCCTCCACGCTGTACGGCGGCCTGCCCACGGTGGTGCGGCGGTTGCGCCAGGCGCGGCCCGAGGCCGACGTGCGCCTGGTCGAGATGATGTCCGGCCAGCAGGTCGAAGGCCTGAAGAACGGCCGGATCGACATCGGCTTCGGCCGCATCCGCACCAGCGACCTCAGCGTGGAACGGCTGATCCTGCGCGAGGAGCGCCTGGTAGTGGCCATTCCACCGGCGTTCGCACTGGCGGCCGAGGACACGCCGCTGACCCCGGCCGAACTGAAAGGCCAGAAGCTGGTGGTCTACCCCAGCGATCCGCGTCCGAGCTTCGCCGACCAGGTATTGTCGCTGCTGCGCGACCACGGCGTGCGCCCGCCCGAAGTGCAGGAGGTGCGCGAGCTGCAGACCGCGCTGGGCCTGGTCGCGGCCGAAACCGGCGTGTGCCTGATCCCGGCATCCGCGCGCTTGCAGCGTTCGGACCTGAAGTACCGGCTGATCGACGACGAGCACGCGACCTCGCCGATCATCATGAGCTACCGCCGCAACGAGGACGAAGCGCTGATCGCGTTGCTCAAGCAGTTGATCCGGCGAGATGTACGCGGAAAACCCGCCGTGGCTGGACACCTCCTACAATCGCCTGCATACGCCGTAGGAAGCCGCTCCCATGCACGCCACCGACCACGACAGCGCCACCGATGCGCTGCATGA
- a CDS encoding DUF1415 domain-containing protein, with translation MHATDHDSATDALHDPIADTRRWLEKAVIGLNLCPFAKAVYVKEQVRFVLSDATTPEALLEQLAEELLVLRDTPAEVVDTTLIVHPDVLGDFIDYNDFLDNADAAVETLDLQGILQVASFHPDYQFAGTAPDDVSNYTNRSPWPTLHLLREDSVERAVAAFPDPDVIVDRNIATLDKLGVDGWRRLMAD, from the coding sequence ATGCACGCCACCGACCACGACAGCGCCACCGATGCGCTGCATGACCCCATCGCCGACACCCGCCGCTGGCTGGAGAAGGCCGTGATCGGCCTGAACCTGTGCCCGTTCGCCAAGGCGGTGTACGTCAAGGAGCAGGTGCGTTTCGTGCTGAGCGATGCGACCACGCCCGAGGCGCTGCTGGAGCAGCTGGCCGAGGAACTGCTGGTGCTTCGCGACACCCCGGCCGAGGTGGTCGATACCACCCTGATCGTGCACCCGGACGTGCTGGGCGATTTCATCGACTACAACGACTTCCTGGACAACGCCGACGCCGCGGTGGAAACCCTGGACCTGCAGGGCATCCTGCAGGTGGCCAGCTTCCATCCGGATTACCAGTTCGCCGGGACCGCGCCGGACGATGTGTCCAACTACACCAACCGCTCGCCCTGGCCCACGCTGCACCTGCTGCGCGAAGACAGCGTGGAGCGCGCCGTGGCCGCCTTCCCGGACCCGGATGTGATCGTCGACCGCAACATCGCCACGCTGGACAAGCTGGGCGTGGACGGCTGGCGCCGGCTGATGGCCGATTGA